The region CAGGGTGAATTGCAGGGTCAGGAGGCTTGAGCCCAAGGCACTGCTGGAGGTCATTTGGGTCATGCCGGGGATGGCGCTGAATTGCACCTCCAGCGGCGTAGCAACCGACGACGCCATGGTGTCCGGGCTGGCGCCGGGCAGGGTTGCGGTCACCTGGATGGTCGGAAATTCCGCTTCCGGCAGTGGGGCGATGGCCAGTCGCGGGAAGGCAATCAGCCCCAGCAGCACCAAAGCAAAGGTCAGCAGCAGGGTGGCAACCGGGTGGTCAACGCACCAGGCGGACGGCGAACGGCTGCCACTCATGGCTGCACCTTGGCGTCGACGGTACGGATGACTTGAGGCGGTTCTTTGAGCACTTCCACCTGGGCGCCGGCCTTGAGTCGCGACTGGCCGTCGCTGACCAGCACATCGCCGGCCTGCACGCCCTTGATGATGTTCACATCGCTGTTCTGATAGGTGATCTGCACCGGCACAACCTCCACCTTGTCACCGTTGATGCGGTACACGAAATGCGAGTCCAGGCCTCGTTGCACCACGGTCGGCGGTACCACCAGGGCATTTTTGTCGAGGGCGGTCTGGATCTTGATGGTCACCAGTTGCCCCGGCCACAGGCGCTGCGAGGCGTTCTGGAATTCAGCCTTGGCGCGCAAGGTGCCGGTGGTGGAACTGATCTGGTTGTCGATCAGGCTCAAGTGGCCTTCGCCGAGCAGGTCGCCGGTCTGGCCGTCGGTGTCGGCCCCCATGTAGGCATCGACGCTGGCTTGGGTCGGCGCCGCGATCAAGCCTTGCAGGGTTGGTAGCATTTGTTGCGGTAAGGAAAATTCGACGGCAATCGGGTCTATTTGCGTCACGGAGAACAGGCCCTGGGTGTCACTCATGCGCAGGAAGTTGCCCTCATCTACCGTGCGAATACCGACGCGGCCAGTGACCGGCGAGCGAATCTGGGTGTAGGAGAGTTGTACTTGGGCCGAATCAATCGCGGCCTGATTACCTTGCGCCGTGGCCTTGAGCTGGTTGACCAAGGCTTGTTGCTGGTCATAGGTCTGCTTCGAGACGCCGTCGTCGATGCTCAGTTCTTTGTAGCGTTTGAGGTTGACCAATGCCACTTGCAGCTGCGCCTGGCTTTCCCCCAGTTGCGCCTTGGCCTGGTCGAGGCTGGCGCGGATCGAGCGGTCATCGATGGTCGCCAGCAAGTCACCGGCCTTGACCAACTGGCCCTCTTTGACCAGCAGCTTGGTGAGGATGCCGTCGATTTGCGGGCGGATCACCACGCTGTGCAACGACAGCACCGAGCCGATCCCGCTGACAAACCGGGGAATGTCCTGTTGCGTGACACTCACCACCCGCACCGGAATAGCGGTCGACGCCGCCAGTTTGCTCTTGGCCGGTCGGTTGAATGCCCAAGCTGTAATTGCCACGACCACGAGGGCACCCACGATCAGGGCGGTTTTTCGTTGAATGTGCATGGGGTGGGGCGCCGAGGCAAAGGGGTGGGAGAGTGAAGGTCATTTATAGCCTGCCGACCCGGTCAGCACGGTGACTGCTAACTGACAGGGCTGTCAGTAAACTCCGACCATTCGTACCAGCGGTGGTTAAAGATCCCAGGCGCGCAGGTATACTGCGCGCCAGCGTGGCCCGCAAGTTGGCCCTGCCTCATTTTTTTGCACGCCCCGGAGCTTTCATGACTTCCCCGACACAACCCCCTGTTGAAGCGGCCGACCTCGTCGATCCGGCCAGCGCTGAAAGCGTTGAGAAAGCCGAGATCCCGGCGTTCAAGTTTCCGTTCAAGCCGGGTGAACTGGCCGGGGCCAAGAATGCCGCCCAGCCTTGGTATAAAAATGGCGCCAAAAACGGCCACACCAA is a window of Pseudomonas antarctica DNA encoding:
- a CDS encoding efflux RND transporter periplasmic adaptor subunit, which gives rise to MHIQRKTALIVGALVVVAITAWAFNRPAKSKLAASTAIPVRVVSVTQQDIPRFVSGIGSVLSLHSVVIRPQIDGILTKLLVKEGQLVKAGDLLATIDDRSIRASLDQAKAQLGESQAQLQVALVNLKRYKELSIDDGVSKQTYDQQQALVNQLKATAQGNQAAIDSAQVQLSYTQIRSPVTGRVGIRTVDEGNFLRMSDTQGLFSVTQIDPIAVEFSLPQQMLPTLQGLIAAPTQASVDAYMGADTDGQTGDLLGEGHLSLIDNQISSTTGTLRAKAEFQNASQRLWPGQLVTIKIQTALDKNALVVPPTVVQRGLDSHFVYRINGDKVEVVPVQITYQNSDVNIIKGVQAGDVLVSDGQSRLKAGAQVEVLKEPPQVIRTVDAKVQP